Part of the Candidatus Aminicenantes bacterium genome, GGCCCAAGCGGAGGTGAAATCCATGCCCTTGGTCAGGGCCAGGCTCTTCTCTTCGGAACCGCTCTTTTTCCAGTCGTCCAGCCGATCCAGGGCCAGCACCACGACCTGCACAGGTTTGCCCGCGAACTGCTTCTGCAGTTCCTGTAGGACGGGCAGGCTGTCGCGGCAGGTCGGACACCAGCCCGCCGAAAATTCCA contains:
- a CDS encoding TlpA disulfide reductase family protein; this translates as EFSAGWCPTCRDSLPVLQELQKQFAGKPVQVVVLALDRLDDWKKSGSEEKSLALTKGMDFTSAWADEETFYQYGSFNSVPTVILIDRSGKLVAQVPSDACGREQLARRIAPLL